In the Pseudomonas sp. DTU_2021_1001937_2_SI_NGA_ILE_001 genome, one interval contains:
- a CDS encoding ammonium transporter: MCRSIWVLPLVSSSSVALADEAAPAINSGDTAFVALCSLVVLLMTLPGLALFYGGMARTKNVLSILMQVFCTASLMSVLFAIYGYSLTFTSGGSLQAVIGGLDKLFMLGITKDSVVGTIPEYLYFLFMLLFAAITPAIIVGGFAERMKFSAVMVFMAVWLTINYIPMAHMAWGGGWVFNLGVQDFAGGNVVHLNVGIAALVGAGLLGRRRGFGTAALAPHNMTMTLTGGSLLWVGWLGFCGGCALAANGYAMLVMVNTMLASCAGAMGWMLVEWKHRGRPSLFGALSGAIAGLVAITPACGFVGPMGAILLGFIAGPVCVWSVEKLKPMIGLDDAFDVFGVHGVAGILGGLLTPVFALTAIGGQGFAEGRDLFSQLLVNGGAILFSVLFSAITSLIAYQVASVLCGGLRVNEETEVDGLDLSTHGEVGYKYSS; encoded by the coding sequence ATGTGCCGCAGCATCTGGGTTCTACCCCTGGTATCGAGTAGCAGCGTCGCCCTCGCCGATGAAGCGGCGCCCGCCATCAACAGTGGCGACACGGCGTTCGTGGCGCTCTGCTCGCTGGTCGTGCTGCTGATGACCCTGCCGGGTCTGGCGCTGTTCTACGGCGGCATGGCACGCACCAAGAATGTTCTGTCGATCCTCATGCAGGTGTTCTGCACTGCCTCACTGATGTCGGTCCTGTTCGCGATCTACGGCTACTCCCTGACCTTTACCAGCGGCGGCTCGCTGCAAGCGGTGATCGGCGGCCTGGACAAGCTGTTCATGCTCGGCATCACCAAGGACTCGGTAGTGGGTACGATCCCGGAATACCTGTACTTCCTGTTCATGCTGCTGTTCGCCGCCATCACCCCGGCGATCATCGTCGGCGGCTTTGCCGAACGCATGAAATTCTCCGCCGTGATGGTGTTCATGGCCGTGTGGCTGACCATCAATTACATCCCCATGGCGCACATGGCCTGGGGCGGTGGCTGGGTGTTCAACCTCGGCGTGCAGGACTTCGCCGGCGGTAACGTGGTGCACCTGAACGTCGGCATCGCCGCGCTGGTCGGCGCCGGGTTGCTGGGCCGCCGCCGTGGCTTCGGCACGGCGGCACTGGCGCCGCACAACATGACCATGACCCTCACCGGCGGTTCGCTGCTGTGGGTCGGCTGGCTGGGCTTCTGTGGCGGCTGCGCACTGGCGGCCAACGGCTACGCCATGCTGGTGATGGTCAATACCATGCTCGCCAGCTGCGCCGGCGCCATGGGCTGGATGCTGGTGGAATGGAAACACCGTGGCCGCCCGAGCCTGTTCGGTGCGCTGTCCGGCGCCATCGCCGGGCTGGTGGCGATCACTCCGGCGTGCGGCTTCGTCGGCCCCATGGGCGCCATCCTGCTGGGTTTCATCGCCGGCCCGGTGTGCGTCTGGTCGGTGGAAAAACTCAAGCCCATGATCGGCCTGGACGATGCCTTCGACGTGTTCGGCGTGCATGGTGTTGCCGGCATCCTCGGCGGCCTGCTGACCCCGGTGTTCGCCCTCACCGCCATCGGTGGCCAGGGCTTTGCCGAAGGCCGCGACCTGTTCAGCCAGTTGCTGGTCAACGGCGGCGCGATCCTGTTCAGCGTGCTGTTCTCGGCCATCACCAGCCTGATCGCCTATCAGGTCGCCAGCGTGCTCTGCGGCGGCTTGCGCGTGAACGAAGAAACCGAGGTCGACGGCCTTGACCTCTCCACCCATGGTGAAGTCGGTTACAAATACTCGAGCTGA
- a CDS encoding DMT family transporter — translation MTATWAWMALLAAGICEVMYASAIPRTQGFSRFWPSLYCITFIALSMYLLALAARQLPMGTAYAVWVGIGAVGTAIYGIFYLDEPASVARIVCLMLIICGVAGLKMFSPVN, via the coding sequence ATGACTGCAACCTGGGCCTGGATGGCCTTGCTCGCCGCCGGCATCTGCGAAGTGATGTACGCCTCTGCCATTCCCCGTACGCAAGGCTTCAGCCGGTTCTGGCCCAGCCTGTACTGCATCACCTTCATCGCCTTGAGCATGTACCTGCTGGCGCTTGCCGCACGCCAGTTGCCGATGGGCACGGCCTATGCCGTATGGGTGGGCATCGGTGCGGTCGGTACGGCCATCTACGGGATCTTCTACCTGGACGAGCCGGCCAGCGTGGCGCGGATCGTGTGCCTGATGCTGATTATCTGCGGGGTTGCCGGTTTGAAGATGTTCAGCCCGGTGAATTGA
- a CDS encoding glutamine amidotransferase family protein, whose protein sequence is MCGIVGLYLKNPALESRLGELFEPMLEAMTDRGPDSAGFAIYGDEVADGWVKLTLQATTEGYDFTALVSAVQERLGAELDWFQNASAIVLKIKAPEAQVRAALAELAPSVRIMSAGQSIEILKGMGLPREISQRFGLAGMKGSHIIGHTRMATESAVTMEGSHPFSTGADLCLVHNGSLSNHSRLRQNLRREGIAFETENDTEVAAGYLTWRLQQGDSLKQALDKSLEDLDGFFTFAIGTRNGFAVIRDPIACKPAILAETDDYVAMASEYQALSSLPGIENAKVWEPVPATMYIWERQSA, encoded by the coding sequence ATGTGTGGAATCGTGGGTCTGTACCTGAAGAACCCGGCGCTGGAGTCGCGGCTCGGTGAGCTGTTCGAGCCGATGCTCGAAGCCATGACCGACCGTGGCCCGGACAGCGCCGGCTTTGCCATCTATGGCGATGAAGTGGCTGACGGCTGGGTCAAGCTGACCCTGCAGGCCACCACCGAGGGCTATGACTTCACCGCCCTGGTGAGTGCCGTGCAGGAGCGGCTCGGCGCCGAACTGGACTGGTTCCAGAACGCCAGTGCCATCGTGCTGAAGATCAAGGCCCCTGAAGCCCAGGTGCGTGCCGCCCTGGCCGAGCTGGCGCCGAGCGTGCGCATCATGAGTGCCGGGCAGAGCATCGAGATTCTCAAGGGCATGGGTCTGCCCAGGGAAATCTCCCAGCGTTTCGGCCTGGCCGGCATGAAGGGCAGCCACATCATCGGCCACACCCGCATGGCCACCGAAAGCGCGGTGACCATGGAGGGCAGCCACCCGTTTTCCACGGGCGCCGACCTGTGCCTGGTGCACAACGGCTCGCTGTCCAACCACTCGCGCCTGCGCCAGAACCTGCGCCGCGAAGGCATCGCCTTCGAGACCGAGAACGACACCGAAGTGGCTGCCGGCTACCTGACCTGGCGCCTGCAGCAGGGCGACAGCCTCAAGCAGGCGCTGGACAAGTCGCTGGAAGACCTCGACGGCTTCTTCACCTTCGCCATCGGCACCCGCAACGGCTTCGCGGTGATCCGCGACCCGATCGCCTGCAAGCCGGCGATCCTCGCCGAAACCGACGACTACGTCGCCATGGCCTCGGAATACCAGGCGCTGTCCAGCCTGCCGGGCATCGAAAACGCCAAGGTCTGGGAACCGGTTCCCGCCACCATGTACATCTGGGAACGCCAGTCGGCCTGA
- a CDS encoding XRE family transcriptional regulator: MNHEEPPKLKLEQYIGIQIKRQRQAQELKLADVARIAGISQGMLSKIENAQVSTSLDNLSRLCDVLGMPMSKLFSQYDQQGSSALLVKAGDGMEVVRRGTEKGHTYHLLNHTRGPKKHFEAYMVSMDDASEEFPTFSHPGTEFLHLLEGELIYRHGNQLYHMEAGDSLTFDGEVPHGPEQLVQVPIRLLSIMNYGAQGE; the protein is encoded by the coding sequence ATGAATCACGAAGAACCGCCCAAGCTCAAGCTGGAGCAGTACATCGGCATCCAGATCAAGCGCCAGCGCCAGGCCCAGGAACTCAAACTGGCCGATGTGGCGCGCATCGCCGGGATCAGCCAGGGCATGCTCAGCAAGATCGAGAACGCCCAGGTGTCCACCAGCCTGGACAACCTCAGCCGCCTCTGCGACGTGCTGGGCATGCCGATGTCCAAACTGTTCAGCCAGTACGACCAGCAAGGCAGCAGTGCGCTGCTGGTCAAGGCCGGCGACGGCATGGAAGTGGTGCGTCGGGGTACGGAGAAGGGCCATACCTATCACCTGCTCAATCATACCCGGGGGCCGAAGAAGCACTTCGAGGCCTACATGGTGAGCATGGATGACGCCAGCGAGGAGTTTCCGACCTTTTCCCACCCAGGTACGGAGTTTCTGCATTTGCTTGAAGGTGAGCTGATCTACCGGCATGGCAATCAGCTGTACCACATGGAGGCTGGGGACAGCCTGACCTTCGACGGCGAGGTGCCGCATGGGCCGGAGCAACTGGTGCAGGTGCCGATCCGGTTGTTGTCGATCATGAACTATGGGGCTCAGGGCGAGTAA
- a CDS encoding FMN-binding glutamate synthase family protein: protein MTDKPTPVLRESATFDRLTIQEIQRAAETGIYDIRGGGTKRKLPHFDDLLLLGASVSRYPLEGYREKCGTDVILGNRFAKKPLHLKIPVTIAGMSFGALSANAKEALGRGASIAGTSTTTGDGGMTPEERGQSQHLVYQYLPSRYGMNPDDLRKADAIEIVLGQGAKPGGGGMLLGMKVTERVAGMRTLPIGVDQRSACRHPDWTGPDDLAIKIAELREITDWEKPIYVKIGASRPYYDVKLAVKAGADVIVLDGMQGGTAATQEVFIEHVGIPILPAIPQAVQALQEMGMHRKVQLIVSGGIRNGADVAKAMALGADAVAIGTAALVALGDNHPRLDEELKKIGSAAGFYDDWQNGRDPAGITTQDPELAKRLDPVEGGRRLANYLRVLVLEAQTMARACGKSHLHNLDPEDLVALTVESAAMARVPLAGTNWVPGQGY, encoded by the coding sequence ATGACTGACAAACCCACCCCCGTGCTGCGCGAATCGGCCACCTTCGACCGCCTGACCATCCAGGAAATCCAGCGCGCCGCCGAAACCGGCATCTACGACATCCGTGGCGGCGGCACCAAGCGCAAGCTGCCGCACTTCGATGACCTGCTGCTGCTCGGCGCCAGCGTGTCGCGCTACCCGCTGGAGGGCTACCGCGAGAAGTGCGGCACCGACGTGATCCTCGGCAACCGCTTCGCCAAGAAGCCGCTGCACCTGAAGATTCCGGTGACCATCGCCGGCATGAGCTTCGGCGCGCTGTCGGCCAACGCCAAGGAGGCCCTGGGTCGTGGCGCGAGTATCGCCGGCACCAGCACCACCACCGGCGACGGCGGCATGACCCCGGAAGAACGCGGCCAGTCGCAGCATCTGGTGTACCAGTACCTGCCATCGCGCTACGGCATGAACCCCGACGACCTGCGCAAGGCCGATGCCATCGAGATCGTCCTGGGGCAGGGCGCCAAGCCCGGTGGCGGCGGCATGCTGCTGGGCATGAAGGTCACCGAGCGGGTGGCCGGCATGCGCACCCTGCCGATCGGCGTCGACCAGCGTTCGGCGTGCCGTCATCCGGACTGGACCGGCCCGGACGACCTGGCGATCAAGATCGCCGAACTGCGCGAAATCACCGATTGGGAAAAACCCATCTACGTGAAGATCGGCGCCAGCCGGCCTTACTACGATGTGAAGCTGGCGGTGAAGGCCGGTGCCGACGTGATCGTGCTCGACGGCATGCAGGGCGGCACTGCAGCGACCCAGGAAGTGTTCATCGAGCACGTCGGCATTCCCATCCTGCCGGCCATTCCGCAGGCAGTGCAGGCGCTGCAGGAAATGGGCATGCACCGCAAGGTGCAACTGATCGTCTCTGGCGGCATTCGCAACGGCGCCGACGTGGCCAAGGCCATGGCCCTGGGCGCCGACGCGGTGGCCATCGGCACGGCAGCACTGGTGGCGCTGGGCGACAACCATCCACGCCTGGATGAAGAGTTGAAGAAGATCGGCTCGGCGGCCGGTTTCTACGACGACTGGCAGAACGGCCGCGACCCGGCCGGCATCACCACCCAGGATCCGGAACTGGCCAAGCGCCTGGACCCGGTGGAAGGTGGACGCCGGTTGGCAAACTATTTGCGTGTCCTTGTGCTCGAAGCCCAGACCATGGCTCGCGCCTGCGGCAAGAGCCACCTGCACAACCTCGACCCCGAGGACCTGGTGGCGCTGACCGTGGAGTCGGCGGCCATGGCACGGGTGCCGCTGGCGGGTACGAACTGGGTGCCTGGCCAGGGTTACTGA
- a CDS encoding protein glxC has translation MKTIDLSVSSVRELNQALHDQAGVVEQREWLVTHPNGAHNLAVGVNEAISIDIQGHAGYYCAGMNQKASVTVHGNVGVGCAENMMSGYVRVKGSASQAAGATAHGGLLVIEGDAGARCGISMKGVDIVVGGSIGHMSCFMGQAGRLVVCGDAGDALGDSLYETKIFVKGKVESLGSDCIEKEMRPEHLEELQALLNKAGFNEKASDFKRYGSARQLYNFKVDNASAY, from the coding sequence ATGAAAACCATCGATCTGAGCGTGTCCAGCGTGCGCGAGTTGAACCAGGCTCTGCACGACCAGGCGGGCGTCGTCGAGCAGCGCGAATGGCTGGTCACCCATCCCAACGGCGCGCATAACCTGGCCGTGGGCGTCAACGAAGCGATTTCCATCGATATCCAGGGGCATGCCGGCTACTACTGCGCGGGCATGAACCAGAAGGCCTCGGTCACCGTGCATGGCAACGTTGGCGTGGGCTGTGCCGAAAACATGATGAGCGGTTACGTGCGGGTCAAAGGCAGCGCCTCCCAGGCGGCCGGCGCCACCGCCCATGGCGGGCTGCTGGTCATCGAGGGCGACGCCGGTGCGCGTTGCGGCATCTCCATGAAAGGCGTGGACATCGTGGTCGGCGGCAGCATCGGCCACATGAGCTGCTTCATGGGCCAGGCCGGGCGCCTGGTGGTGTGTGGCGATGCCGGTGATGCGTTGGGCGACTCGCTGTACGAGACGAAGATTTTCGTCAAGGGCAAGGTCGAGTCGCTGGGCTCGGACTGCATCGAGAAAGAGATGCGCCCGGAGCACCTCGAAGAGCTGCAGGCGCTGCTGAACAAGGCCGGCTTCAACGAGAAGGCCAGCGACTTCAAGCGCTATGGCTCGGCCCGCCAGCTGTACAACTTCAAAGTCGACAACGCCAGCGCGTACTGA
- a CDS encoding ammonium transporter, protein MEQQKTPPTLEELKAMIEMTNTLNMEMFYWWCIALMICIHAGFLSYEIGASRLKNALAAGVKNILAFGFIVPSVFLLGWAVYNAFPDGLVPRMDALMAGMPWSQSMGPNVKDNATGIFWGAFALFAATTGSILSGAIIERARMSAFIIMTIVLGGFLWLLAAAWGWHPQGWLTVQWGYHDVGAAGVVHMIAGFFALGVLINLGARIGRFNPDGSANAIVGHSMPMSVVGLMLIIVGFFGFLGGCIIYQSGAQWINIYGQPTNLSAFSFNTLMGFAGGLIGAYLTTREPYWMMSGGLVGIISVAPGLDLYHPGLAYLIGMGVAALAPLVNNLLLKLRLDDAVGAFAVHGFGGFAGLVISGLFLTGYPNVNGMPEISFFGQLGGALVMAALGFFPGYGISYALAKAGILRVPAHAEERGLDLTEVPAQAYPEWGGLYGQGSTAERTLNTAPSQ, encoded by the coding sequence ATGGAACAACAGAAGACACCGCCTACGCTCGAAGAGCTCAAGGCCATGATCGAGATGACCAATACCCTGAACATGGAAATGTTCTACTGGTGGTGCATCGCCTTGATGATCTGCATCCACGCAGGCTTTCTTTCCTACGAGATCGGCGCCTCGCGCCTGAAGAATGCCCTGGCGGCCGGGGTGAAGAACATCCTCGCGTTCGGCTTCATCGTACCCAGTGTGTTCCTGCTGGGCTGGGCGGTTTATAACGCCTTTCCCGATGGCCTGGTGCCGCGCATGGACGCGCTGATGGCGGGCATGCCCTGGAGCCAGTCCATGGGACCCAACGTGAAAGACAACGCCACCGGTATCTTCTGGGGTGCCTTTGCGCTGTTCGCCGCCACCACCGGCTCGATCCTTTCTGGCGCGATCATCGAGCGCGCACGCATGAGCGCGTTCATCATCATGACCATCGTGCTGGGTGGGTTCCTGTGGTTGCTGGCGGCGGCCTGGGGCTGGCATCCGCAAGGCTGGCTGACCGTCCAGTGGGGCTACCATGATGTCGGCGCCGCCGGCGTCGTGCACATGATCGCCGGCTTCTTCGCCCTGGGTGTGCTGATCAACCTCGGGGCGCGCATCGGCCGCTTCAACCCGGACGGCAGCGCCAACGCCATCGTCGGCCACAGCATGCCGATGAGCGTGGTCGGCCTGATGCTGATCATCGTCGGCTTCTTCGGTTTTCTCGGCGGCTGCATCATCTACCAGTCCGGCGCCCAGTGGATCAACATCTACGGGCAGCCGACCAACCTTTCGGCGTTTTCCTTCAACACCCTGATGGGCTTCGCCGGCGGCCTGATCGGCGCTTATCTCACCACCCGCGAACCCTACTGGATGATGTCCGGTGGGCTGGTGGGCATTATCTCTGTCGCACCTGGCCTGGACCTCTACCATCCCGGCCTGGCGTACCTGATCGGCATGGGCGTCGCCGCCCTGGCGCCGCTGGTCAACAACCTGCTGCTCAAGCTGCGGCTGGACGACGCCGTCGGCGCCTTTGCGGTGCATGGCTTCGGTGGTTTCGCCGGGCTGGTCATCAGCGGCCTGTTCCTGACCGGCTACCCGAACGTCAACGGCATGCCGGAAATCAGCTTCTTCGGCCAGCTCGGTGGCGCCCTGGTGATGGCAGCGCTGGGCTTCTTCCCCGGCTACGGCATCTCCTACGCCCTCGCCAAGGCCGGCATCCTGCGGGTGCCGGCGCATGCCGAGGAACGTGGCCTGGACCTTACCGAGGTGCCAGCGCAGGCCTACCCGGAGTGGGGTGGCCTGTACGGGCAAGGCAGCACTGCCGAGCGCACCTTGAACACCGCACCCAGTCAATGA
- the glnT gene encoding type III glutamate--ammonia ligase, with protein MLPTETQRLIQEHGIKYVLAQFVDIHGSSKTKSVPVSGLEMVAEEGAGFAGFAICGMGMEPHGPDFMARGDLASLIPVPWQPGYGRVVCIGHVDGQPWPYDSRYVLQQQVERLAQRGWTLNTGLEPEFSLFKRDGAGHLQLVDASDSLDKPCYDYKGLSRSREFLERLTEALQLVGFDIYQIDHEDANGQFEINYTYSDAMESADRFTFFRMAAGEIANDMGMICSFMPKPDPKRAGNGMHFHLSLASASNKNLFHDASDPSGMGLSKLAYHFAAGLLAHGPALCAFAAPTVNSYKRLVVGNSLSGATWAPAFIAFGANNRSAMVRVPYGRLEFRLPDAGCNPYLVTAAIIAAGLDGIDRQLEVPTVCNENLYKLSLEDIAARGIKTLPQSLKEACDALEADPLFAEVLGPQIVGEFIKLKRMEWVEYSRHVSDWEIQRYTEFF; from the coding sequence ATGTTGCCAACCGAAACACAGCGCCTGATCCAGGAACACGGCATCAAGTACGTACTGGCTCAATTCGTGGACATCCACGGTTCGTCCAAGACCAAGTCGGTGCCGGTCAGCGGGCTGGAGATGGTCGCCGAAGAGGGCGCCGGTTTCGCCGGATTCGCCATCTGCGGCATGGGCATGGAGCCCCATGGCCCGGACTTCATGGCTCGCGGCGACCTGGCCTCGTTGATCCCGGTGCCCTGGCAGCCCGGCTATGGCCGCGTGGTGTGCATCGGCCACGTCGATGGCCAGCCCTGGCCCTACGACAGCCGCTATGTGCTGCAGCAACAGGTCGAGCGCCTGGCGCAGCGTGGCTGGACCCTGAATACCGGGCTGGAGCCGGAGTTCAGCCTGTTCAAGCGCGACGGCGCCGGACACCTGCAACTGGTGGACGCCAGCGACAGCCTGGACAAGCCCTGCTACGACTACAAGGGCCTGTCGCGTTCGCGGGAATTCCTCGAACGCCTCACCGAGGCGCTGCAGCTGGTGGGCTTCGACATCTACCAGATCGACCACGAGGATGCCAACGGCCAGTTCGAGATCAACTACACCTACAGCGATGCCATGGAGTCGGCCGACCGCTTCACCTTCTTCCGCATGGCCGCCGGCGAGATCGCCAACGACATGGGCATGATCTGCTCGTTCATGCCCAAGCCCGATCCCAAGCGCGCCGGCAACGGCATGCACTTTCACCTGTCGCTGGCCAGCGCCAGCAACAAGAACCTGTTCCATGACGCCAGCGACCCGAGCGGCATGGGCCTCTCGAAGCTGGCCTATCACTTCGCCGCCGGCCTGCTGGCCCACGGCCCGGCGCTATGCGCTTTCGCCGCGCCCACGGTCAACTCCTACAAGCGTCTGGTGGTGGGCAACTCGCTGTCCGGCGCCACCTGGGCACCGGCATTCATCGCTTTCGGCGCCAACAACCGCTCGGCGATGGTCCGGGTCCCGTACGGGCGCCTGGAGTTCCGCCTGCCGGATGCCGGTTGCAATCCCTACCTGGTCACCGCCGCGATCATCGCCGCCGGCCTGGATGGCATCGACCGCCAATTGGAAGTCCCCACCGTGTGCAACGAGAACCTCTACAAGCTGAGCCTGGAGGACATCGCCGCGCGGGGCATCAAGACCCTGCCGCAGTCGCTCAAGGAAGCCTGCGACGCGCTGGAAGCCGACCCCTTGTTCGCCGAAGTGCTGGGCCCGCAGATCGTCGGCGAGTTCATCAAGCTCAAGCGCATGGAGTGGGTGGAGTACAGCCGCCACGTCAGCGACTGGGAGATTCAGCGCTACACCGAATTCTTTTGA
- a CDS encoding P-II family nitrogen regulator, with amino-acid sequence MKLITAIIKPFLLDAVREALTEVGVNGVTATEVKGFGRQAGHTEIYRGAEYEVQLLPKIKLEVVVSDALCQPAVEAILKAGHTGKIGDGKVFVQNVESIVRIRTGELDDNAV; translated from the coding sequence ATGAAGTTGATCACCGCGATTATCAAGCCATTTCTGCTCGACGCCGTACGTGAGGCACTCACCGAGGTGGGCGTCAATGGCGTCACCGCCACCGAAGTCAAAGGCTTCGGACGCCAGGCAGGCCACACGGAAATCTATCGGGGCGCCGAATACGAGGTGCAGCTGTTGCCGAAGATCAAGCTCGAAGTGGTAGTAAGCGATGCCCTCTGCCAGCCGGCCGTGGAGGCCATTCTGAAAGCGGGCCACACCGGCAAGATCGGCGATGGCAAGGTGTTCGTGCAGAACGTCGAAAGCATCGTGCGGATCAGAACCGGCGAACTGGACGACAACGCCGTCTGA